The Cydia amplana chromosome 11, ilCydAmpl1.1, whole genome shotgun sequence genome includes a region encoding these proteins:
- the LOC134651966 gene encoding acyl-coenzyme A diphosphatase FITM2: protein MTSRSSNYKNSRMNYNFQNESFESKGNKPTREASSILEVLVIMIVHICKKVLFFDTNLKIAVYLGALFLLSLMADSLTFPKTYFSRSDNIFNQYFVKIGWFWTLFMTVPYVLLTSYTTCCGNRRLIATAHLSRLAIATFFWYIWTMIFNVIETKYGRCNMKNVDNKVMCLKNGGFWNGFDISGHCFILIYSSLVMIEEARAINGWERIKDYIRDEKHARSMDDKSVSMNPLRKVSAEELEVVKTSYEKWTPYVRGFLIATTLLQILWDVMLVSTILYYHIMVEKFISGVIAIFTWFVTYRVWYTIPNVLPNLPGDGTFKYNKTKLASTPTFRKRSTTNGKHFMGMPINRQDTTEAASEEKR, encoded by the coding sequence ATGACAAGTAGAAGTAGTAATTATAAAAATTCCCGAATGAATTACAATTTTCAAAATGAATCTTTTGAAAGTAAAGGTAATAAACCTACCCGAGAAGCATCATCTATTTTGGAAGTTCTCGTTATAATGATAGTGCACATTTGCAAGAAGGTACTGTTCTTCGACACCAATTTAAAAATAGCAGTTTATTTAGGAGCTCTTTTCTTGCTTTCACTTATGGCGGACAGTCTAACGTTTCCGAAAACATATTTCTCAAGGAGTGATAATATATTCAACcaatattttgttaaaattgGATGGTTTTGGACATTATTTATGACGGTGCCCTACGTTCTATTGACATCCTACACCACTTGTTGTGGTAATAGAAGACTCATAGCTACAGCACACTTATCGAGATTGGCGATAGCTACATTTTTTTGGTACATCTGGACAATGATCTTTAATGTTATTGAAACCAAATATGGACGATGTAATATGAAGAATGTAGACAACAAAGTAATGTGTTTAAAAAACGGGGGCTTTTGGAATGGATTTGATATATCTGGTCATTGTTTCATTCTTATATATTCAAGTTTAGTGATGATAGAAGAGGCCAGGGCCATAAATGGATGGGAAAGAATAAAAGATTACATCAGAGATGAGAAACATGCACGAAGTATGGATGATAAATCTGTAAGCATGAATCCTCTAAGAAAAGTTTCAGCTGAGGAACTAGAGGTTGTAAAAACATCCTATGAAAAATGGACACCCTATGTGAGAGGATTTTTAATTGCAACAACTTTGCTTCAAATACTGTGGGATGTGATGCTTGTATCTACCATTCTTTATTACCATATTATGGTGGAGAAATTCATCAGTGGTGTAATAGCTATATTTACATGGTTTGTGACCTATAGAGTTTGGTATACAATTCCAAATGTTCTTCCTAATTTACCAGGAGATGGCACATTCAAgtataacaaaacaaaattggCATCGACTCCTACATTTAGAAAAAGAAGCACCACAAATGGTAAACATTTTATGGGCATGCCCATCAACCGGCAGGATACCACAGAGGCTGCATCAGAGGAAAAAAGATAA
- the LOC134651969 gene encoding ganglioside-induced differentiation-associated protein 1 translates to MHYVQKYLEKLPLPKGSAKSVNNGTNIFLYCNYYSFYSQKVLMALYEKNVEFEPLLLDITKGEQYSSWFLDINPRGEIPVLKVNNDIIPDSTRILDYLEDYLDPKMPPLINVSTDRKVLNNINKFRDLIDALPAGVITVGSFFHPQLCGRPKLPFILPVREVLKSGDLGSSKNLRKLAEENPKARGILLYKAEIQDRKHEILTSEEEYLKVLNIVDQVLAQVEEQLKEQNEDTWLCCEQFSIADVDLAILLHRLWELGLEGRFWAQGKRPLIENYYHRVQQRESFKKTVPTLPFHIKMIITSQPPAYVGAAGAASLGIVIAVLYVFRKLLH, encoded by the exons ATGCATTATGTTCAAAAGTATCTTGAGAAATTACCATTGCCGAAAGGAAGTGCGAAATCCGTTAATAATGGAACCAATATATTCCTATACTGTAACTACTACAGCTTTTATTCTCAAAAG GTGTTAATGGCATTATACGAAAAAAATGTAGAGTTTGAACCACTACTGCTTGATATCACCAAAGGAGAACAATATTCATCCTGGTTTCTTGATATTAACCCACGAGGAGAAATTCCTGTACTTAAAGTGAATAATGACATCATCCCAGATTCAACAAGAATCCTTGATTACTTGGAGGACTACTTAGATCCTA AAATGCCTCCACTAATTAATGTGTCGACGGATAGAAAGGTtttaaataacataaacaaattcCGTGACCTGATTGATGCACTTCCAGCAGGTGTTATTACTGTGGGTTCTTTCTTTCACCCTCAGTTGTGTGGCAGGCCTAAGTTGCCTTTCATTTTGCCTGTCAGAGAAGTCCTAAAAA GTGGGGACTTAGGTAGTTCCAAAAACCTAAGAAAATTAGCTGAAGAAAATCCAAAAGCAAGAGGCATTCTGTTGTACAAAGCAGAAATTCAGGACAGAAAACACGAAATACTTACTAGTGAAGAAGAATATTTAAAAGTATTAAACATCGTAGACCAAGTCTTAGCTCAGGTTGAGGAACAGTTGAAAGAACAAAATGAAG acACTTGGTTGTGCTGTGAACAATTCAGCATAGCTGATGTTGATTTGGCAATACTTTTGCATCGTTTGTGGGAACTAGGCCTTGAAGGCAGATTCTGGGCTCAAGGCAAACGTCCCCTAATAGAGAATTATTACCATCGTGTCCAACAAAGAGAATCATTTAAGAAGACTGTGCCGACTTTACCGTTCCATATAAAGATGATCATTACTTCCCAACCTCCCGCATATGTTGGTGCCGCTGGAGCAGCATCACTGGGCATTGTCATTGCAGTATTATATGTTTTCAGAAAACTTCTTCATTAG